The following are encoded together in the Campylobacter devanensis genome:
- a CDS encoding S41 family peptidase, translating into MLKSSKILQLSGFVSVMAASAIALNAQTSQDSRIEALSKLTKTIAVVEKYYVDDINFTQIVDKTISGLLTNLDAHSGYLDEKAFKDMQIQTKGEFGGLGITVGIKDGALTVIAPIDDTPAYKAGVKSGDVILRIDGESTINITIDEAVNKMRGKPNTPVQITIVRQGEKKPFDLNIIRDIITVESVQAKMIEDENILYLRVTNFDQHVTKKAREFIKKYPKASGIILDLRNNPGGLLNQAVGLTNLFVESGVIVSQKGRDKNEDEIHSAQKGNFITNAPLAVLINGGSASASEIVSGALQDLKRAVVIGENSFGKGSVQVIMPVDKKEALRLTVARYYLPSGRTIQAVGVTPDIVVYPGKVPNNESGFNIKEADLKQHLESELDKIEPKNKKKETNNKNIITQKQIYDDIQLKTAVDSIKILNIK; encoded by the coding sequence ATGTTGAAAAGTAGTAAAATTTTACAACTATCTGGTTTTGTAAGCGTGATGGCTGCTAGTGCTATTGCCCTAAATGCTCAAACCTCCCAAGATAGTAGAATAGAAGCCCTATCAAAGCTAACCAAAACAATAGCCGTAGTAGAAAAATACTATGTAGATGATATAAATTTTACCCAAATCGTAGATAAAACCATATCTGGACTCTTAACAAACCTAGATGCTCATTCTGGATATTTAGATGAAAAAGCATTTAAAGATATGCAAATTCAAACTAAAGGCGAATTTGGAGGACTTGGTATTACTGTAGGAATTAAAGATGGAGCTTTAACTGTAATTGCACCAATAGACGATACTCCAGCTTATAAAGCCGGTGTGAAATCTGGCGATGTAATTTTAAGAATAGATGGCGAATCTACTATAAATATCACAATTGATGAAGCTGTAAATAAAATGCGTGGCAAACCAAATACACCTGTACAAATAACTATCGTAAGACAAGGCGAAAAAAAGCCATTTGATCTAAATATAATAAGAGATATAATCACCGTAGAATCAGTTCAAGCCAAAATGATTGAAGATGAAAATATCCTATATCTAAGAGTTACAAATTTTGACCAACATGTAACTAAAAAAGCTAGAGAATTTATCAAAAAATATCCAAAAGCTAGCGGCATAATCTTAGATTTAAGAAACAATCCGGGTGGATTGTTAAATCAAGCTGTTGGGCTTACAAATTTATTTGTTGAAAGTGGTGTTATAGTCTCTCAAAAAGGTAGAGACAAAAATGAAGATGAGATCCACTCAGCACAAAAAGGCAACTTCATAACAAACGCTCCATTAGCAGTCCTTATAAATGGTGGAAGTGCTAGTGCTAGTGAAATAGTCAGTGGTGCATTGCAAGATCTAAAAAGAGCTGTAGTAATTGGTGAAAATAGCTTTGGTAAAGGTAGCGTCCAAGTCATTATGCCAGTAGATAAAAAAGAGGCTCTAAGATTAACAGTAGCAAGATATTATCTCCCAAGTGGTAGAACTATTCAGGCTGTAGGCGTAACTCCAGATATAGTGGTATATCCTGGCAAAGTGCCAAATAATGAGAGTGGATTTAATATCAAAGAGGCTGATTTAAAGCAACATTTAGAGAGTGAATTAGATAAAATTGAACCAAAAAATAAGAAAAAAGAGACAAATAACAAAAACATAATAACTCAAAAACAAATTTATGATGATATTCAGTTAAAAACTGCAGTAGATTCCATAAAAATTTTAAACATCAAGTAA
- the purC gene encoding phosphoribosylaminoimidazolesuccinocarboxamide synthase, which yields MEKSELLYEGKGKKMWSVKGNDELLIAEFKDDLTAFNAEKKGNEEGKGALNNQISTAIFKLLKENGIETALVESISPTEQLVKKCSIIPLEVVVRNIATGSLSKRLGIKEATVLPFTLVEFYYKDDALGDPLINDEHAILLDIVQSEQDLATLRHLGRQINSVLQPFFASKGLKLVDFKVEFGIDKDGNILLADEISPDSCRFWDVDTGEKMDKDRFRQDLGSVKVAYEEVLRRILS from the coding sequence ATGGAAAAATCAGAGTTACTTTACGAAGGTAAAGGTAAAAAAATGTGGAGTGTTAAAGGCAATGATGAGCTATTAATAGCTGAATTTAAAGATGATCTAACAGCATTTAACGCTGAAAAAAAGGGCAACGAAGAGGGAAAAGGTGCTTTAAATAACCAAATTTCAACTGCTATTTTCAAACTTTTAAAAGAAAATGGCATAGAAACAGCCTTAGTTGAAAGCATCAGCCCAACTGAACAACTAGTCAAAAAATGCTCAATCATTCCATTAGAAGTAGTAGTAAGAAATATCGCCACTGGTAGTCTTAGCAAAAGACTAGGCATAAAAGAAGCTACAGTATTACCATTTACTTTAGTTGAGTTTTACTATAAAGATGATGCACTAGGCGATCCGCTAATTAATGACGAACACGCAATTTTACTTGATATCGTACAAAGCGAACAAGATTTAGCAACTTTACGCCATTTAGGTAGACAAATTAACTCTGTTCTTCAACCATTTTTTGCTTCAAAAGGGTTAAAACTTGTTGATTTTAAAGTTGAATTTGGTATTGATAAAGATGGAAATATCTTGCTAGCTGATGAGATTAGTCCTGATAGTTGTAGATTTTGGGATGTTGATACTGGTGAAAAGATGGATAAAGATAGATTTCGCCAAGACCTTGGTAGTGTCAAAGTGGCATATGAAGAGGTTTTGCGTAGAATTTTATCATAA
- a CDS encoding rhomboid family intramembrane serine protease has protein sequence MRNLGFTAAVIALNCAIYFLEYFVYNPYEFSIFFGLNELFFAGAYWQILTSMFIHGSFMHILMNMIVLYQFGMILERYLGWIKFGILYIFGGVITGFLSLGYLAFESVNLVGASGAISVLLGFLACIDKFNRKGLIVVILLVSFAPLLMGISVAWYAHLIGFGVGYLAGFLKVFR, from the coding sequence ATGAGAAATTTAGGATTTACAGCAGCGGTAATAGCGTTAAATTGTGCTATATATTTTTTAGAATATTTTGTCTATAATCCTTATGAATTTAGTATATTTTTTGGTCTTAATGAGCTATTTTTTGCTGGGGCGTATTGGCAGATTCTTACATCTATGTTTATCCACGGCTCATTTATGCATATTTTGATGAATATGATAGTGCTTTATCAATTTGGGATGATATTAGAAAGATATTTAGGGTGGATTAAATTTGGCATTTTATATATCTTTGGCGGGGTTATAACTGGATTTTTAAGCCTTGGGTATCTAGCTTTTGAGAGTGTGAATTTAGTCGGTGCGAGTGGGGCTATATCGGTGTTGCTTGGATTTTTAGCTTGTATTGATAAATTTAATCGCAAAGGGCTTATAGTAGTTATATTATTAGTTAGTTTTGCGCCGCTTTTAATGGGGATTAGTGTAGCGTGGTATGCTCATTTGATAGGATTTGGCGTGGGATATTTGGCTGGATTTTTAAAGGTATTTAGATGA
- a CDS encoding NlpC/P60 family protein: protein MRVAILFVFAMIFSGCSSKILEQNAPNSTHINRENSIKKSEYTLNLSKYVGKKSADCSSLVTTINRKNNNIYSLSDLISHYSKDGRRSQAIYNLYKSKNQINYQNASPGDLIFFNNTTKSTKNKTSHNITHIGVVKKIKDDGTIVFLHNLRGKNILSVMNLNHKNSHQIDGKKVNAYIIANCKNINCLVSNRFSGFGKISQDIAVK, encoded by the coding sequence ATGAGAGTTGCTATTTTATTCGTTTTTGCTATGATTTTTAGTGGATGTAGCTCTAAAATTTTAGAACAAAATGCTCCAAATAGCACTCATATTAATAGAGAAAATAGTATTAAAAAGAGTGAATATACTCTAAATTTAAGCAAATATGTAGGCAAAAAATCAGCCGATTGCTCATCATTAGTTACAACCATAAATAGAAAAAATAATAATATCTACTCTCTAAGCGATCTAATCTCACATTATAGTAAGGATGGTCGTCGCTCTCAAGCTATCTATAATCTTTATAAGAGTAAAAATCAGATAAATTATCAAAATGCCTCGCCTGGAGATCTAATATTTTTTAACAACACAACCAAATCCACAAAAAACAAAACTAGCCACAATATAACTCACATAGGAGTTGTAAAAAAGATAAAAGATGATGGAACAATCGTCTTTTTACACAATCTTAGGGGTAAAAATATATTAAGCGTGATGAACTTAAACCACAAAAATTCCCATCAAATTGATGGTAAAAAAGTAAATGCATATATAATAGCTAATTGTAAAAATATAAATTGCTTAGTATCAAATAGATTTTCTGGCTTTGGTAAAATCAGCCAAGATATAGCGGTGAAATAG
- a CDS encoding lysophospholipid acyltransferase family protein gives MKVLNKIKNWLYAIEITISVIIVVLIFFIAPSSNLWIRRKWTKMQRFLIGYKIDVIGSPDPRANMIIANHQSMLDIMALEEIHPANICWIAKKEIEDLPFFGNIIRVPKMISIDRKDPRSLPKIIKLAKERVSEGRVIAIFPEGTRGDGDKILKFKSGANIIADKLNLVVQPVLIIGSRKIIDSKTISVHSGSFKVIYMDIVDTSDENWLENTRAKMQTLLAQNLDK, from the coding sequence ATGAAAGTATTAAATAAGATAAAAAATTGGCTATACGCCATAGAAATCACCATAAGCGTAATTATCGTGGTGCTGATATTTTTCATTGCACCATCTAGTAATCTATGGATAAGGCGAAAATGGACAAAAATGCAAAGGTTTTTAATCGGTTATAAAATTGATGTAATAGGTAGCCCAGACCCACGTGCAAATATGATAATAGCTAACCATCAAAGTATGCTAGATATAATGGCACTTGAAGAAATTCATCCAGCTAATATCTGTTGGATTGCTAAAAAAGAGATAGAGGATTTACCATTTTTTGGAAATATCATTCGGGTACCAAAAATGATATCAATAGATCGCAAGGACCCAAGATCACTACCAAAAATCATAAAATTAGCTAAAGAGAGAGTTAGTGAAGGTAGAGTCATAGCTATATTTCCTGAAGGTACTCGTGGAGATGGGGATAAGATTTTAAAATTCAAAAGTGGCGCAAATATCATCGCTGATAAGCTAAATTTGGTAGTTCAACCGGTACTTATAATTGGCTCAAGAAAGATTATAGATAGTAAAACCATTAGCGTACATTCCGGCTCATTTAAGGTTATCTATATGGATATTGTCGATACTAGTGATGAAAATTGGCTTGAAAATACAAGAGCAAAAATGCAAACTTTATTAGCTCAAAATTTAGATAAATAG
- the purQ gene encoding phosphoribosylformylglycinamidine synthase subunit PurQ: MRVAIINFPGTNCERDTKYAFDLLGFDSEIIWHKQTDFKADLIVLPGGFSYGDYLRTAAIAKFSPAMQTVINHAKNGGLLLGICNGFQMLLESGLLPGAMRRNENMSFISKFNHLKVISNNNKFLSNFNNSDLINIPLAHGEGNYYANSDTIKKLYDDDCVLLKYCDKDGNEISVNGSVDNIAGICNKDKNIFGLMPHPERAVESILGSTDGAKMLKGFLC; this comes from the coding sequence ATGAGAGTAGCTATCATTAATTTCCCTGGTACAAACTGCGAAAGAGATACTAAATACGCTTTTGATTTACTAGGATTTGACTCAGAGATTATCTGGCATAAACAAACAGATTTTAAGGCTGATTTGATAGTATTGCCTGGCGGATTTAGCTATGGTGATTATCTTAGAACTGCTGCTATTGCTAAGTTTAGCCCAGCAATGCAAACAGTAATAAATCACGCTAAAAACGGCGGATTGCTACTTGGAATTTGTAATGGTTTTCAGATGCTTTTAGAGAGCGGGCTTTTACCTGGCGCAATGAGAAGAAATGAAAATATGAGCTTCATTAGCAAATTTAACCATTTAAAAGTAATATCTAATAACAATAAATTCTTATCAAATTTTAACAACTCTGATCTAATAAATATCCCTTTAGCTCATGGTGAGGGCAACTACTATGCAAACAGCGATACAATTAAAAAATTATATGATGATGATTGCGTACTCTTAAAATATTGCGATAAAGATGGCAATGAAATTAGCGTAAATGGTTCAGTAGATAATATAGCTGGAATTTGCAATAAAGATAAAAATATATTTGGCCTTATGCCTCATCCTGAAAGAGCCGTAGAGAGTATTTTAGGTAGCACTGATGGAGCTAAAATGCTTAAAGGATTTCTTTGCTAA
- the purS gene encoding phosphoribosylformylglycinamidine synthase subunit PurS, with the protein MKVIVNVYLKNGVLDPAGKATKHALESLGFNGVDDVRIGKQIILDLSDNTTDEQIKNMCEELLANTVIEDYEILKG; encoded by the coding sequence ATGAAAGTAATTGTAAATGTATATCTAAAAAATGGCGTATTAGACCCAGCAGGTAAAGCTACTAAACACGCTTTAGAAAGTCTTGGTTTTAATGGCGTAGATGATGTAAGAATTGGCAAACAAATTATCTTAGACCTAAGTGATAACACTACTGATGAACAGATTAAAAATATGTGCGAAGAGCTACTAGCAAATACAGTTATAGAAGATTATGAGATTCTAAAAGGCTAA
- a CDS encoding 3'-5' exonuclease, translating to MKNKLDNFIDLLAKTNLNYHDFIQKANDIDELADIIEPKNLADWRLLGLELERLDNGKIVMPTRFRDFNEQVFCIVDIETNGGIKSGQIIEIGAVKIQGGKEIDRFQTLVWASEIPQNISELTGIYQLDLVDAPHLANALESFRLFLADSVFVAHNVKFDYDFISISLAKLGFGMLLNRKICTIDLARRTIESNRYGLDALKQIFGIDNAHHRALNDAIAACEIFKECIKRVPWHVQSVEDLILFSKTAKMLKTPNVIEQINPPKTDLRG from the coding sequence TTGAAAAACAAATTAGATAATTTTATAGATTTATTAGCCAAAACTAATCTTAATTATCACGATTTTATACAAAAAGCAAATGATATAGATGAATTAGCTGATATCATAGAGCCTAAAAATTTAGCCGATTGGCGGCTTTTAGGCCTTGAGCTAGAGCGTTTGGATAATGGCAAAATCGTTATGCCGACTAGATTTAGAGATTTTAATGAACAAGTGTTTTGTATCGTTGATATCGAGACAAATGGTGGGATAAAAAGCGGTCAAATCATCGAAATAGGTGCGGTTAAAATCCAAGGTGGCAAGGAGATTGACAGATTTCAAACGCTAGTTTGGGCTAGTGAAATTCCGCAAAATATCAGCGAATTAACTGGAATTTATCAGCTTGATTTAGTAGATGCTCCGCATTTGGCAAATGCTCTTGAGAGCTTTAGGCTATTTTTGGCTGATTCTGTATTTGTAGCGCATAATGTTAAATTTGATTATGATTTTATCAGTATTAGCTTAGCAAAGCTTGGGTTTGGAATGCTCTTAAATCGCAAGATTTGTACCATTGATCTAGCTAGAAGAACGATAGAGTCAAATAGATATGGCCTAGATGCACTCAAACAAATTTTTGGTATTGATAATGCTCATCACAGAGCATTAAATGACGCAATCGCAGCGTGTGAGATTTTCAAAGAGTGTATCAAAAGGGTGCCGTGGCATGTCCAAAGTGTAGAAGATCTCATACTATTTAGCAAAACAGCAAAGATGCTAAAAACCCCAAATGTAATAGAACAGATAAATCCACCTAAAACAGATTTAAGAGGTTGA
- a CDS encoding YggS family pyridoxal phosphate-dependent enzyme → MSLDTILNQINGRARLIAVSKNVTQNEVISLYNQGLREFGENRVQELKRKSEILSNLDIKWHFIGRLQSNKINQLISLHPSLWQSCDSLEIALEVNKRLNYKLDTLLQINSAKEESKQGVDPSDAIEIYKDIQNRCENLNLIGVMSIGANSDDENEIKRSFEITKNIFDKLKPQGAVICSMGMSGDFNLAIECGSNMVRLGTILYR, encoded by the coding sequence ATGAGTTTAGATACTATTTTAAACCAGATTAATGGTAGAGCAAGATTAATCGCTGTAAGCAAAAATGTAACCCAAAATGAGGTAATATCGCTATATAATCAAGGTCTTAGAGAATTTGGTGAAAATAGAGTCCAAGAGCTAAAAAGAAAGAGTGAAATCCTCTCAAATTTAGATATCAAGTGGCACTTTATCGGTCGATTACAAAGTAATAAGATAAATCAACTCATATCACTTCATCCATCTTTGTGGCAAAGCTGTGATAGCTTAGAGATAGCACTTGAAGTCAATAAAAGGCTAAATTATAAGCTTGATACCTTGCTTCAGATAAACTCAGCTAAAGAAGAGAGTAAGCAAGGTGTCGATCCTAGCGATGCTATAGAAATTTATAAAGATATACAAAATAGATGTGAGAATTTAAATTTAATAGGCGTGATGAGTATAGGCGCTAATAGCGATGATGAAAATGAGATTAAAAGAAGTTTTGAGATAACTAAAAATATATTTGATAAATTAAAGCCACAAGGGGCGGTGATCTGCTCAATGGGGATGAGTGGGGACTTTAATCTAGCTATAGAGTGTGGGTCTAATATGGTTAGGCTCGGGACAATTTTGTATAGATAA
- a CDS encoding ATP-dependent Clp protease ATP-binding subunit, whose amino-acid sequence MANIFNELTSMSQDLIDSAISLAIGNKNPQVVPLHMLWALSADSNSLLNQILNKVNVSKEALVLDIKSHADKLPQSSNVSKNNIQISNELIDSFERAKAVMIGLGDKFIAVDSWIIANLDSEPMKGILSKYIDLLEIKKELELMRGGKSIDTQTADENLDSLNKFGIDLTKKAASGELDPVIGRDEEITRMMQILIRKTKNNPILLGEPGVGKTAIVEGLAQLIVKKAVPTTLANKRVIALDMSALIAGAKYRGEFEDRLKAIIDEVKKAGNIILFIDEIHTIVGAGASEGSMDAANILKPALARGELHTVGATTLKEYRKYFEKDAALQRRFQPVNVAEPSVNEALQILRGIKDRLEVHHNVTITDSALVAAAKLSHRYISGRFLPDKAIDLIDEAAAELKMQIESEPFELAKTKREIETLIVEKEALKMEGEDKNSDRLNEIEKEIANLNEKKSNLEAKFKNEKAVFNGISEAKKQIETLKNEAEQAKRNNAYEKAAEIEYGKIPEANTKIKELEAKWEEMKKGGVLLKNEVDEDMVAGILSKWTGIPAGKMLTNEKERYLNIEKHLKDSVIGQDEALHALSRAIKRNKAGLSSQNRPIGSFLFLGPTGVGKTESAKALAKFLFDDEKAMIRFDMSEYMEKHAVSRLLGAPPGYVGFEEGGQLTEAVRRKPYSVILFDEVEKAHKDVFNILLGILDDGRATDSKGVTVDFKNTIIILTSNIGSSAIMDLNGKERDDAVKLALKEYFKPEFLNRLDDCVIFNPLGQDELGKIVKIMFKELESKLLARGIKSQLSSEAINLISQAGFDPVYGARPLRRALYELVEDLVADMILKDEIISGDSIKIDAKDNQIIVTKD is encoded by the coding sequence ATGGCAAATATATTTAATGAACTCACATCAATGAGTCAAGATTTAATCGATAGCGCAATATCTTTAGCTATCGGAAACAAAAATCCACAAGTCGTGCCTTTGCATATGCTTTGGGCTTTAAGTGCTGATAGCAACTCGCTCTTAAATCAAATTTTAAATAAGGTAAATGTGAGCAAAGAAGCCTTGGTTTTGGATATCAAAAGCCACGCTGATAAACTGCCACAAAGCTCAAATGTATCAAAAAACAATATCCAAATTTCAAATGAATTAATAGATAGCTTTGAGCGTGCTAAGGCTGTAATGATAGGATTGGGGGATAAATTTATAGCTGTTGATAGCTGGATAATTGCGAATTTAGATAGTGAGCCTATGAAGGGAATTTTGTCTAAATATATTGATCTATTAGAGATTAAAAAAGAGTTAGAGTTAATGCGTGGTGGCAAGAGTATTGATACGCAAACCGCTGATGAAAATTTAGACTCTTTAAATAAATTTGGAATTGATTTAACTAAAAAAGCCGCTAGTGGTGAGCTAGATCCAGTAATCGGTAGAGATGAAGAGATTACAAGAATGATGCAAATTCTAATTAGAAAAACTAAGAATAACCCGATATTATTAGGTGAGCCTGGAGTTGGTAAAACCGCTATTGTAGAGGGCTTGGCTCAACTAATTGTCAAAAAGGCAGTCCCTACAACCTTAGCAAATAAAAGAGTAATAGCTCTTGATATGAGTGCGTTGATCGCTGGAGCCAAATATAGAGGTGAGTTTGAAGATAGATTAAAAGCGATAATTGATGAAGTCAAAAAGGCTGGAAATATAATCTTATTTATAGATGAAATTCACACAATAGTAGGCGCTGGAGCTAGCGAAGGCTCTATGGATGCTGCTAATATATTAAAGCCAGCTTTAGCTCGTGGAGAGCTGCACACAGTTGGGGCTACAACTCTAAAAGAGTATAGAAAATATTTTGAAAAAGACGCCGCTTTACAAAGGAGATTTCAACCTGTCAATGTAGCAGAACCAAGTGTAAATGAAGCTTTACAAATCCTTCGTGGGATAAAAGATAGATTAGAAGTCCATCACAATGTAACCATCACAGATAGTGCTTTAGTAGCAGCAGCAAAGCTAAGTCATAGATATATTAGTGGTAGATTTTTGCCTGATAAGGCAATTGACCTTATAGATGAAGCGGCCGCAGAGTTAAAAATGCAAATTGAGAGTGAGCCTTTTGAGCTAGCTAAGACTAAAAGAGAGATTGAGACTTTAATAGTCGAAAAAGAGGCTTTAAAAATGGAGGGTGAAGATAAAAATAGCGATAGATTAAATGAGATAGAAAAAGAGATAGCAAATTTAAATGAGAAAAAATCAAATTTAGAGGCTAAATTTAAAAATGAAAAAGCGGTATTTAATGGTATAAGTGAGGCTAAAAAACAGATAGAAACTCTAAAAAATGAAGCTGAGCAAGCGAAGAGAAATAACGCTTATGAAAAGGCCGCAGAGATAGAGTATGGCAAAATTCCAGAAGCAAACACTAAGATAAAAGAGCTAGAAGCTAAATGGGAAGAGATGAAAAAGGGTGGAGTGCTACTCAAAAATGAAGTAGATGAAGATATGGTAGCTGGAATTTTAAGCAAATGGACAGGAATCCCAGCTGGCAAGATGCTTACAAACGAAAAAGAGAGATATCTAAATATAGAAAAACATCTCAAAGATAGCGTAATAGGTCAAGATGAAGCCTTACACGCACTATCTAGGGCTATTAAGAGAAATAAAGCCGGCCTAAGTAGCCAAAATCGCCCGATCGGTAGCTTTTTATTCCTTGGGCCTACGGGCGTTGGTAAGACTGAGAGTGCGAAGGCGTTGGCTAAATTTCTTTTTGATGATGAAAAAGCGATGATAAGATTTGATATGAGTGAATATATGGAGAAACACGCCGTTAGCAGACTTCTTGGTGCGCCTCCTGGATATGTGGGATTTGAAGAGGGTGGACAGCTCACTGAAGCAGTTAGACGAAAACCATATAGCGTGATTTTGTTTGATGAAGTTGAGAAAGCTCATAAGGATGTATTTAATATCTTGCTTGGGATTTTAGATGATGGTAGGGCTACTGATAGCAAGGGCGTAACTGTGGATTTTAAAAACACAATTATCATTTTAACTAGCAATATTGGCTCATCGGCTATTATGGATCTAAATGGTAAAGAGAGAGATGATGCGGTTAAGCTTGCTTTAAAAGAGTATTTTAAACCCGAATTTTTAAATAGATTAGATGATTGCGTGATATTTAATCCACTTGGTCAAGATGAGTTAGGCAAGATTGTAAAAATCATGTTTAAAGAGCTTGAGAGTAAGCTTTTGGCTCGTGGGATAAAATCACAACTTAGCAGCGAAGCTATAAATTTAATCTCTCAAGCTGGATTTGACCCTGTATATGGTGCTAGGCCACTTCGCAGAGCCTTATATGAGCTTGTAGAAGATCTTGTGGCTGATATGATCTTAAAAGATGAAATCATAAGTGGCGATAGCATAAAAATTGACGCTAAAGATAATCAAATCATCGTAACCAAAGATTAA
- the rseP gene encoding RIP metalloprotease RseP, whose protein sequence is MRSLIFVLILLIASFWYWGVHFGITILSLSFLIFFHELGHFLAAKYFGVFVKTFSIGFGEKIYSKKLGNTIYCISAIPLGGYVQLKGQDDTNPKEKNYDSDSYNTLSPLKRIIILFAGPFFNILLAFMLYIMLGFIGVERLSPVVGSTIANSAAQSANIEKNDKILAINEVKIKEWDDIKKHITTNPTDILIKRGENEFHITLTPQLSQTKNIFGENITTPLIGITPSGDKTTIYNRGFDSIKFAYDETIKASTLIYQGLEKLITGVVPIDQMGGIVAMADITTKASQISISVLLIIVALISVNLGILNLLPLPVLDGGHIVFNLYEMIFKRAVNERVFVGLSYASMALLFALMIFTIINDIVRLAGE, encoded by the coding sequence TTGAGAAGTTTAATCTTTGTTTTAATACTTTTAATAGCTAGTTTTTGGTATTGGGGGGTGCATTTTGGTATCACCATATTGTCGCTATCATTTTTAATATTTTTTCATGAGCTTGGGCATTTTTTGGCTGCTAAATACTTTGGTGTCTTTGTAAAGACTTTTAGCATTGGTTTTGGAGAGAAAATTTATAGCAAAAAATTGGGCAATACTATCTATTGTATAAGCGCTATACCGCTTGGTGGATATGTTCAGCTAAAAGGTCAAGATGATACAAATCCAAAAGAGAAAAATTATGATAGCGATAGCTATAACACACTAAGCCCATTAAAAAGAATTATAATCTTATTTGCTGGGCCGTTTTTTAATATCTTATTAGCTTTTATGCTATATATAATGCTTGGATTTATCGGTGTTGAGAGATTATCACCTGTTGTTGGTAGCACCATAGCAAATTCAGCCGCACAAAGTGCTAATATAGAAAAAAATGATAAAATCCTAGCTATAAATGAGGTTAAAATTAAGGAGTGGGATGATATAAAAAAGCATATAACAACTAATCCTACAGATATACTTATTAAGCGTGGTGAAAATGAGTTTCATATAACACTAACCCCGCAACTCTCTCAAACCAAAAATATATTTGGCGAGAATATAACTACTCCATTAATTGGCATAACACCAAGTGGCGATAAAACAACTATATATAATAGAGGCTTTGATAGCATTAAATTTGCCTATGATGAGACGATTAAGGCCTCAACTCTAATCTATCAAGGATTAGAGAAGCTCATCACAGGCGTAGTCCCTATAGATCAAATGGGCGGCATAGTCGCAATGGCTGATATCACTACAAAAGCTAGCCAAATCAGCATATCTGTGCTTTTAATAATAGTAGCTTTGATATCTGTGAATTTAGGTATATTAAATTTGCTTCCGCTTCCAGTTTTAGATGGTGGGCATATAGTTTTTAATCTATATGAGATGATATTTAAAAGAGCGGTAAATGAGCGTGTTTTTGTAGGGCTTAGCTACGCTTCTATGGCGTTGTTATTTGCTTTAATGATATTTACTATTATCAATGATATAGTTAGATTAGCAGGAGAGTAA
- the rpe gene encoding ribulose-phosphate 3-epimerase, with amino-acid sequence MYVAPSILSANFGELAKEIKAVCEAGADLIHIDVMDGHFVPNLTIGPLVVEAAAKASTKPLDIHLMVENVPFFVDLFLPLKPKFISFHIEEEKHPLRLIDHIRKNGVNPAIVLNPHTPVSSLKHIIDEVDMVLLMSVNPGFGGQKFIPSVLPKAMELRELIDSRNAKCMIEVDGGVNGLNVADLDAAGVDIVVAGSFVFGSNDYAGAIRALKI; translated from the coding sequence ATGTATGTAGCTCCAAGTATTTTATCAGCGAATTTTGGAGAGTTAGCTAAAGAGATTAAGGCTGTTTGTGAGGCTGGGGCTGACTTGATACACATAGATGTTATGGATGGCCACTTCGTGCCTAATCTTACAATTGGCCCACTTGTAGTAGAGGCAGCAGCTAAGGCATCTACAAAGCCACTTGATATTCATTTAATGGTAGAAAATGTCCCATTTTTTGTAGATCTATTTTTGCCTTTAAAACCTAAATTTATAAGCTTTCATATAGAAGAAGAGAAGCACCCATTAAGGCTTATCGATCATATCCGTAAAAATGGAGTAAATCCCGCTATAGTTCTTAATCCCCACACACCTGTTAGCTCTTTAAAACATATCATAGATGAAGTTGATATGGTGCTTTTAATGAGTGTTAATCCCGGTTTTGGCGGACAAAAATTCATCCCTTCAGTCTTACCAAAGGCTATGGAATTAAGAGAGTTAATAGACTCACGAAATGCTAAATGTATGATAGAAGTAGATGGCGGAGTAAATGGTCTAAATGTAGCTGATCTAGATGCTGCTGGTGTGGATATTGTCGTGGCTGGAAGCTTTGTCTTTGGTAGCAATGATTATGCTGGGGCGATAAGAGCGTTAAAAATTTAA